One genomic window of Myxocyprinus asiaticus isolate MX2 ecotype Aquarium Trade chromosome 5, UBuf_Myxa_2, whole genome shotgun sequence includes the following:
- the LOC127441253 gene encoding inositol monophosphatase 3, producing the protein MAPMGIRLSPLGIAVFCLLGVGVIYHLYAGVLSSRFASFRLKRTVDLRDLLALSIEAAIQGGREVKRIREDNTLEEKSKGKTKEGASEKLTLGDLNSHRKMFYLIKNTYPYVQVNSEEHANAEGEATVWTRSISGDVLEKVSGGKEVPAEKVTVWIDPLDATQEYTENLRKYVTTMVCVAVDGNPVIGVIHKPFTGRTAWGFVGEGASLAPRASYNTNSPKVIVSRSHSGKVKGFVQAAFGNNTEIIPAGGAGYKVLALLDPIDEEQEKADIYIHVTYIKKWDICAGDAILRSLGGQMTTLKGEQIDYAGTEGNTGGLLASIQTDHKALAKRLPPWEENKQ; encoded by the exons ATGGCACCGATGGGCATCCGGCTGTCCCCGCTCGGCATAGCCGTGTTCTGTTTACTGGGGGTCGGGGTGATTTATCACCTCTATGCCGGAGTCCTGTCCAGCAGATTCGCATCGTTCAGGCTGAAGAGGACGGTGGATCTGAGAGATCTGCTCGCCCTGTCCATAGAGGCTGCGATTCAGGGTGGTCGGGAGGTGAAGAGGATCAGGGAGGACAACACACTGGAGGAGAAGTCAAAGGGGAAGACCAAGGAGGGAGCAAGTGAAAAGCTCACACTGGGTGATCTGAACTCACACCGCAAGATGTTTTACCTGATCAAGAACACCTACCCTTATGTACAG GTGAACTCAGAGGAACATGCTAATGCTGAGGGTGAGGCCACAGTATGGACACGCAGCATCTCCGGAGACGTTCTGGAGAAGGTCTCTGGGGGGAAGGAGGTGCCTGCAGAGAAAGTCACTGTGTGGATTGACCCATTAGATGCCACTCAGGAGTACACGG AAAATCTCCGGAAGTATGTCACCACTATGGTTTGTGTGGCTGTGGACGGGAATCCTGTTATAGGTGTGATCCACAAACCTTTCACTGGGCGCACAG CTTGGGGTTTTGTTGGAGAGGGAGCCAGTCTGGCGCCTCGTGCTTCCTACAACACAAACTCTCCGAAGGTGATTGTGTCCCGCTCACACTCAGGCAAGGTGAAGGGCTTCGTCCAGGCAGCCTTTGGAAACAATACTGAAATTATACCAGCAGGGGGCGCAG GATATAAAGTACTTGCTCTTCTAGATCCCATTGATGAGGAACAAGAGAAGGCTGATATTTACATCCATGTGACATACATCAAAAAGTGGGATATCTGTGCTGGTGATGCCATCCTGAGGTCTCTGGGTGGTCAAATGACAACTCTTAAAGGAGAGCAGATCGATTACGCCGGCACAGAGGGGAACACGGGTGGCCTGCTGGCCAGCATTCAGACTGACCACAAGGCATTGGCCAAGAGACTTCCACCCTGGGAAGAGAACAAACAATAA
- the LOC127441260 gene encoding mitochondrial fission factor homolog A-like, whose translation MSEADFFPSADMVEINRIHYELEYTEGISQQMRIPERLKIGPGSSQEPPDPFLEASHSTMMHVPERIVVADQGDSNDALFGRLRDLDLIQSTPIETVELNTPPRVLTLNDQPLDFLEPEPAANSTAQPSEEMRSHLRSRQEHCRSENSTMRCNGQLNKHDFASPSPSRAPVRACPPLISPEDSENLNSASGVLTYIKNTTRRAYQQVLEVLDDSHHSRTALLAFDPSLENTPDDAVLTDAASLRRQIIKLNRRLQLLEHENKERAKREMIMYSLTVAFWVVNSWIWLRR comes from the exons ATGAGTGAGGCTGACTTCTTCCCCTCTGCCGATATGGTAGAGATAAACCGCATCCATTATGAGCTAGAATATACAGAGGGCATTAGTCAACAGATGAGGATCCCGGAGAGGCTCAAAATAGGCCCCGGTTCATCACAGGAACCACCTGATCCCTTTCTGGAGGCGTCCCATAGTACCATGATGCATGTGCCAGAGAGGATTGTAGTAGCAG ATCAAGGAGATAGCAATGATGCACTCTTTGGCAGACTGAGAGATCTGGATTTGATTCAGTCTACGCCAATAGAGACCGTTGAACTGAACACTCCACCGCGAGTTCTCACCCTGAACGATCAACCTCTGGACTTCCTAGAGCCAGAGCCAGCAGCCAACTCCACTGCCCAGCCAAGTGAAGAG ATGCGATCACACTTGAGGTCAAGGCAGGAGCACTGTAGGAGTGAGAACTCTACGATGCGTTGCAATGGGCAATTAAACAAACATGATTT TGCAAGCCCATCTCCATCTCGTGCTCCAGTCCGTGCCTGTCCTCCTCTCATTAGTCCAGAGGACTCTGAAAACCTTAACAGTGCCAGTGGTGTCCTCACCTACATCAAGAACACAACTCGCAGAGCCTACCAACAGGTCTTGGAAGTGCTGGATGACAGTCATCATAG TCGGACAGCTCTTTTAGCTTTTGATCCTAGTTTGGAGAACACACCTGATGACGCTGTCTTAACAGATGCTGCATCACTGCGACGACAG ATCATCAAGCTGAACCGAAGACTGCAGCTACTGGAGCACGAGAATAAAGAGCGAGCCAAGCGCGAAATGATCATGTACTCCCTCACTGTTGCTTTCTGGGTGGTCAACTCTTGGATCTGGCTACGCCGCTAG